AAGGCCACCCCGAACCAGACGAACCGGGCCTTCAGCAGCCGATAGAGGTATGGCGCGATTGCCGAAACGGCAAAACCGGTAATGATCAGGAAAAGCAAAGACAGGTTCCTCATAAAATATCGAAGGCCCTGTTACAGGCCATCGACTCTTCTTTGATGAATCAACTATTCAGCTCAGAGCAACCTCGTTTTATGACAAGAGGTTCCCCTTAACGTCCACTGCTGCCGCATTTTGCAGTTCAACTCGAAAAGAGTCAAAGGGTGAACAAACATTGTGTCGGACAAATGAAGCCGGATAGCCTCCGGCTTCAATCACGCATCAAAATCTGATACCTTACAAAGGCAGCGATTTGCACTCGTTGAAGAAATCGCGCAGGCGATGGGTGCCGTACTTCGGCGAAACGAAATCCATCTTGCTGAGCGTGGTGGCGAACAGCGCAACATCATGCACGTCGCGATTGAAAAGCCCAACCACGCCAACGATTCCGTCAGCCAGCCAGAACGGCAACGGAACCTGTGCGGGCTGCGTGCCGGCGATTTCGATAGCCAGATCGACCATCTCGCGATAGGTGAACACCTCCGGGCCGCCGACCTCGATCTCCGCCTCCTTGCTGTCCACAGCATCGGCACAAACCTTGGCGAGATCGGCGCCGTGGATCGGATTCTGGCGGTTATAGCCATCGCCAATCCAGAGCATGAAGCCACGGCGGGCGCGGGCGACGAACTGGCCGATCTCCGAAAAGAAGCCGTTCGGGCGAATGATCGTGCTCTCGATCTTCGCGGCCTGCAACTCGCGGACGAACTTTTCGTGCGCCTGCACGTTCGGAATGTTCATCATGCGGTGCGCGTCGAACACCGAAACGTACACGAACTTCTTCACCCCGGCCTTCAGCGCCTCGGAAAGAATGTTCATGTTGCCCTGATAATCAACGTCGAAGTTGTCGTGCTCGAAGTCAGGCTTTATCATGCCGAGCGACGAAAAAACCACGTCGATGCCGTCGCACAGCCCGGCAATGGTTTCGGGTTGGGTGGCGTCACCAAACACCACATCGTCAACAAGCGAATCGATCTGCGGCGCGAAAAACGGCCCCGGCTTTTTGAACTTCTCGGGATTGCGCACCAGCACGCGCACCCAGTACCCGCGATTCTTGAACTCCTGCACCGCATAACGGCCGAGGTAACCGGTCGCCCCGGCCACAAGCACTTTCTTCATTGATTCCGCTGATAAGGTTGGAAAACTTTTTTAAATAATTCTGCTTCATAATGAACCGATTTTTCGGCTTTAAACCAATGCCGCTCAGCTCCCCTCTCCGTTTTGACCGCCCTTCCCTTTCCATGATGAAAGCGCTTCTTTAGATTTATTTTAAAAAAACTCGATCACCCGGAACCAATTCCTCTTTTTCAGGCTTTTCTTGATCATTAACCCCGTGAACAAACGGCACTGATCCGACCATTCACCTGGTGCCAACCATTGTCTTTCACCAAACACCAAAACAATCAAAAAGGAGAAAATCCATCATGTCAAATTTTGACGACGAAATGTACTTTGAAATGTCCATGCCGCTGCTTGGCGACGACTTTCCGGAACTGAACGTCCAGACCACGCATGGCCCGATGAGCATCCCCGGCGACCTGAAGGGATCATGGTTCGTGCTCTTCAGCCATCCGGCAGACTATACCCCTGTCTGCACCACCGAGTTCGTAGCGTTCCAGCAGCGCGCTGAAAAATTCGAAGAGATCGGCTGCAAGCTCATCGGCATGAGCGTCGATCAGGTCTTCTCGCACATCAAGTGGGTCGAGTGGATCAAGGATAACCTGAACGTCGAGATCACCTTCCCGATCGTGGCGGCCAACGACCGCATCGCCAACAAGCTCGGCATGTTGCACCCCGGCAAGGGCACCAACACCGTCCGCGCCGTGTTCGTCGGCGACCCCGAAGGCAAGGTGCGCCTCGTGCTCTACTATCCTCAGGAGATCGGCCGCAACATGGATGAAATCCTGCGCGCGGTAACAGCGTTGCAGATTTCCGACAAAAACAAGGTCGCCATGCCTGCCGACTGGCCGAACAATGCCCTGCTCAACGACCGGGTTATCATCCCGCCGGCTACCAACATCAAGGATGCCGAAAAGCGCAAAGAGCAGCACGACTGCTACGACTGGTGGTTCTGCCACAAACAGCTCAACAAGTAAAAGCTGGCCTCATCTATCCATCAAAAGGCTGCTCCGGACTCCAGAACCGGGGCAGCCTTTTGCTTTTTCATCCTCGCTGCGCATCACCATCAAAACCTTCCTCCGGCTTGATAAAAAGTGATCTATGTATCATCTTTTGCATCAACCATTTTTAGACGCCGGACAAAGAGTCATGCACGCTGAAAAACACCTTTTCTCCACGAACGCGTTTTTAGGCAAGTTCCTCAGAAAAAAAGCCGTGGAGCGCCTTTTTGCAAGCAAAACCCGCGAGGCTGCGGTAGCTCTGGCAGAAGCGGTTGAAAAGGCGCATCCGGAAGCAGATGAGATCTTCAAGCGCCTGCTGAACCTGCGGCACAGCAGCGAAACAGTGATGCACACAGCGGTGTGGAACTACTGGAAATCGCGGCGTTTCGAGGAGCTGCTGAAAAGAACGGAAGCATCGAAATCGTTTGAGTCGGACTTATTGCAAGCGCTCGAAGCCATGCCGAAGAACGACTGGGGCAGCGGCTTGCTGTTCGCGCTCTGGAGCCAGCTCGACCGTGATGACATCGCCGCGATGATCGAGGCACAGGGCCGCCATGCGCCCGCGCTGGAAATGGATGCGCTGTTCGGGCTGGTGCGCGGCAACCCGGAGCGCTACCTGAACTTCGAAGACCCCGACTACTCCATTTTCGAAAAAGCCTGGCTCGCCGCATCGAGCGTTCAGCGGCAGCGCATCAGCCTGACGGTGCTCAACAGCCAGCAGTCCCGCCTGATTGCGGCCTACGACCACGCCGTCCGCGACGAGCACGATCCACAGCTGGTCATCGAAGCCCTCAAGCTCTGCGGAGACCACGACGCGCTGTTCGACCGCTTGCGGGGATTGCCGTTCAACGGCGCACTCGAAGTGATCGCGTTCTGGGCGGAAAGCAGTAGCAGGCCGAAAGCTCCCGCCAAAGCCGCCATTGTCGGGCAGGCAGTCGCGCTGTTCCGTGAAGTTACCGAGCTGCTTCCGGAAGCCCGCCGGTCCACACCTCCGGGGACACGAGAGATTTTTGAGTTCTGGACGGAGCGTTATCAGAGCGACGAATCGATCCGGCAGGATTTGTCAAGCCCCGATCCATTCCGACGTGCTGGAGCGCTCTACTGCGGTGCGCAGCGGAATTTGATCCCTCGCAGTCAACTTAGGGAGATTTCGGTGAACGGCACGTGGCCTGAAAAGCTCGCCGTGCAATACCTGTTCAACGCACCGGATGAAAGCGCGCGAAATGAGCATGTGTTGTGGCTTCGTCCGCAGGACAACGTCGTGGCGGGCATCCTCTCGATGCGCCTGCCCGGAACGCTTGAAGAGAGCAGCCGGTTGACTGATCAGCTCCGAAGCGCGTCCGAAGAGGACTATCGGCACAAGCTCCTGCAACTGCTCACGCTCTTTCAAAGCTACTTCCTGCGTGGCCTCATCACCGTTGACAGCAGCGACGACGCCACGGAAAGCAACGCGGTGGAGACGGAGGAGGTGACCGATGTGGAGTGGTAGGGGCATCTTGCAACGCCTTTTTGCAGCCCTGAAAGGTGACGATCGCGCTGAAACCCAGGCCATCGCCACGTTGCGACTCGAACTTGCCGAACGTGATGAGGAGATTGCGCGGCTGAGAAAGGAGTATGCGCTTCTGCGGGAGCAGTCGAAAGCGCAGGTCGAGAGGGCTGGAGGCAAGGCGGTCGAGAGCATCGCCCACCAATGCGCCGCGCCACTGGCCACGCTTTCGGCGATGCAGGCCCGCCACGCTGAAAAGGGCGATCTGAATCCCGCCGATCTGTT
This portion of the Chlorobaculum parvum NCIB 8327 genome encodes:
- a CDS encoding SDR family oxidoreductase — translated: MKKVLVAGATGYLGRYAVQEFKNRGYWVRVLVRNPEKFKKPGPFFAPQIDSLVDDVVFGDATQPETIAGLCDGIDVVFSSLGMIKPDFEHDNFDVDYQGNMNILSEALKAGVKKFVYVSVFDAHRMMNIPNVQAHEKFVRELQAAKIESTIIRPNGFFSEIGQFVARARRGFMLWIGDGYNRQNPIHGADLAKVCADAVDSKEAEIEVGGPEVFTYREMVDLAIEIAGTQPAQVPLPFWLADGIVGVVGLFNRDVHDVALFATTLSKMDFVSPKYGTHRLRDFFNECKSLPL
- a CDS encoding peroxiredoxin — protein: MSNFDDEMYFEMSMPLLGDDFPELNVQTTHGPMSIPGDLKGSWFVLFSHPADYTPVCTTEFVAFQQRAEKFEEIGCKLIGMSVDQVFSHIKWVEWIKDNLNVEITFPIVAANDRIANKLGMLHPGKGTNTVRAVFVGDPEGKVRLVLYYPQEIGRNMDEILRAVTALQISDKNKVAMPADWPNNALLNDRVIIPPATNIKDAEKRKEQHDCYDWWFCHKQLNK
- a CDS encoding nucleotide exchange factor GrpE; translated protein: MWSGRGILQRLFAALKGDDRAETQAIATLRLELAERDEEIARLRKEYALLREQSKAQVERAGGKAVESIAHQCAAPLATLSAMQARHAEKGDLNPADLLQVASSFRKILAERGLEEIGTVGETQPYDPALHQMLDGARPQPGEPVLIRFAGFRFNGKLVAKAQAGAAKSSSGKEEMNKMD